A window of Narcine bancroftii isolate sNarBan1 chromosome 6, sNarBan1.hap1, whole genome shotgun sequence genomic DNA:
tgactaaacaAGAATCTATTAATCttccccttaaatacacccaatgaccctaGCCCCCATaatcgcctgtggcaacaaattccaccgatTCATTACCCTCTGGCTGgataaattcctccgcatctttgTTCAAAGTGGACGACCTTCGATCCTGAATTTGcgccttcttgtcctagattctcccaagTTTCGGGAGGTGGTTGTATTGTTGGTGTCCACAGGCTGATACCACCACAAGTGTACAAGCACAGCCTTTTAGGCCGTAGAGGTTTGGACCTCGCAACCGAGTGTTTGGGTGTTTGGGGTCGGCGGTCCTGGGGGTCTGGATAGCTTGGTTTCAGAAGAAGGACTTGTCAACAGCTCTCACCTTGTGTCCGGTTGCAGGGTGATTGCGAAGCATCGCTGGGATGTACACGGCAAACGATTTCCAATGGCGTCTGCAGAATGCTATCACACCCTAGAAGTGATCGGCAGCGATCTCCAGCTCGCTCACCATGGCTCCCGGCCTCAGCTGACGGTGAACGGCGGCGCGGGCACTTCATGCAACCGTAAGCTTTCAGCACCGAGGCCAGCTCCGCCGTCCAGTGGGGACCAGCAACAGGAGACGTCCTTCATTGCCCGCGCCGACCTCCTGAGTGACCACGCCTGCAGTCTCCCGGCCGCCAACAGGCCAGAGGCGGAACCCACCACCCACTGCAACCGGGAGAGACCCCAGGAAACTTCGCCTCGCTCCGAGGAGGAACCCGAATCCGAGGTGAACGGGCAATCGGTTGACTATGGCTTCATGGTAGCTCTGGTATTCCTAGTAGCTGGTATCACCTTGGTCGTTATCGCTTATGCCATCCCGAGGGAGTCCAAGGTGGACCCGGATACAGTGTCAGCCCGAGAGATGGAGAGGCTGGAGTTGCACTACGCCCTATTGGGCTCTCACTTAGACAAGTGTATCATCGCTGGCTTAGGGCTGCTGACTCTGGGGGGCATGTTTCTTTCTCTCCTTCTCATGGTCTCCATCTGCAAAGGTGACCTGTACGGCAGGAGGAACTTCATGGTAACTGGCAGAGCCGGGAAGACCTACGGCTCCATCAACCTGAGAATGAAGCCTTTGGACGCCGAAGGCCATCAGTCCTTGGTGGAATGCGAGGTGATCCAAATGTGCGAGACCGGGTCCTGAAGAACCAATCCCTTCCAACACTTTGTTCCTTCTATCGTGGGAGTTTCCACGGCGTCCCTTATGACGGGAATATTTAAATGCATGTATTTATTATACATTTTATTTGTGATGCAATGCAACATAACATACTCGGGATTTATACCCTGAAACCTCGGAGCAAACCTGGCATTCACCAAACTATGCCAGTCATCATCAATGCAATAGACGCAGTCCTGGATCAGGACTCATCTCTCGGTAAATGTAAAAGGGGCTATAGTTGCTAGGGGTTGATAGGTCTCTCCTTGGGTAGGACCAGCCCTATAGATTGGAGTAATGTTGACAGGCCTTCGTAGGTCTAAAAACATAACATATTACCACACTTGCACATTCCTCTCGATCCCACACAAACTCATAGACACATATTAGCACACAAACGCTACTTGGTCAATCTGGACCAGACAGAGGCTTTGGgggctacagcacatttaagaaggcacggattgaaatcataaaatattacaTACTTTTTGTGTAGTTGATAGGAGAGGAAtaaggaagaaaccaactaaacttcactgcttcatagggaagggagTGGAACACAAAAGCCtgaagacgctgtgattgtaggaaaacacacagtaaatgctggagaaactcagcaggtgtcgCGGCGTCTGCAGGAGGGAAAGAtgtatattaccgacattttggtcCTGATCCCATAAACTCTGAGGATTcctaagttgggggggggggggggaaggtgcggGTATAGCCAAAGAAaacttgagaatggctgatctagtcCAAGCTAACAATTTCATACATAGTTACCAGAGGATTTGATCATACAGGAGTTTGATTATTATACCCTTGGACAGATTGCATCTGAAACATTCCGGATTCCAGAAAATAAATGAATGTTTGCCACCTTTTATGATTCCAGGATATCTCCCAGAGCTTCCTGAACTATACTCACCATTATCGTGCTGTGCCAACTTGCACTCTAAGGAAGTTCAAGTCTAAGTTTATGCCACAGGTACTAAGATCCTCTTATAAACAACGCTCCAGTAAACAACAACGTGATAATAATGATTGTTTTCTGAGAGAAAAGCATTTTCCAGGTCTCTAAAAATCAATCCCTTGTTAGTCATGGGGTTGAAAAAGAGATGAGGCTCAGCTTCAACATGTTGAAGAATTCAGCATCCCTCTGTGTCATGCAGTGTATATCAGTCCATTTGTTTTGTCCTAAGTTGGGACATAACTCTCTCATGAACTGACCCAAGCTAGTGCACCACCACTGAGCCACAACATCGTGTGCCAACTGGATTTGACCAATCTTGGAGTAAAATATGAGAGTCTGCAGTcatcatggttgaaataaaaacacaatgctggagaaactggtcaaagagtgtattttatatagcaaagatgaagatacataaccaacatttcagacttgagcccttcatcaaggtttgagcaaaatgtagagttcaggcgcctgcctacattttgctcatatcttgatggagggctcaagctctccagcattgtgtaatCTAGGTTTCACACAGATTAGTTCCCACAACCATAACATCCTGTAAACACTGTTTCCACAACAAGCTCTTTATCAAGCAGGATGCCACATCATCTGGATTTAGTATGGAATGAATAGCCTTAGCCCTTGGACCCTCCCATCTCCCTTTAAATTCCCTCTGACTCCTTATCCTCCACCTTCCCCCCTCTGACCTTTGCCATCTGCTACCTTCAATGACTAACCTCCCAAACCTCTATCTCCCCCCACTGTCTTCCCCAACCTtccattccgcccccccccccccatatgatcCCCCCACGTTTTCCATTTGGTGAGCTCTTCCCtgtctccccatcacctcagctttttaaaaaatcttgtgcCATCCCACCCCTATCCTCCTAGATCCTCGCTTTTggtcctgtgctcctccccgtGTCCTTCCCTCCCCtagcccaccattttattcagacatctgcctgcttttagctcactccttgaagaagagctcaggcccaaaacattagttatgtatctttatttttgctatgtaaagaacattgtttgacctgctgagtttctccagcatttttgtgtaaaccacCACTTACATTGAGCTATACCTTACCAAGGCTTCAGCAACATGTTACTGGTTTTCCAAATGAGTATGTCATTAAGGGTTATGTTATAGTGCAACACAAATCCATTATTTGATATATGTTTAAAAgataaataacactggacaacaatttttttcaaaaagtttgtttcctcaaaaaatggggattatgataaac
This region includes:
- the LOC138737470 gene encoding transmembrane protein 74B-like, with product MASAECYHTLEVIGSDLQLAHHGSRPQLTVNGGAGTSCNRKLSAPRPAPPSSGDQQQETSFIARADLLSDHACSLPAANRPEAEPTTHCNRERPQETSPRSEEEPESEVNGQSVDYGFMVALVFLVAGITLVVIAYAIPRESKVDPDTVSAREMERLELHYALLGSHLDKCIIAGLGLLTLGGMFLSLLLMVSICKGDLYGRRNFMVTGRAGKTYGSINLRMKPLDAEGHQSLVECEVIQMCETGS